One stretch of Halobacillus litoralis DNA includes these proteins:
- the spoVE gene encoding stage V sporulation protein E translates to MVAAILGILIIGVVMVYSSSSIWSEYKFDDPWFYAKRQILFAAAGLIAMVVLSRIPYYVWHGHSKMIMIICLVFLVLVLIPGVGMVRGGARSWIGVGMFSIQPSEFMKLGLILFLARFLSERQKFMNSFQQGFLPALALILFPFALIMLQPDLGTGVVMVGTCLVMLFTAGARISHFMWIAGAGAAGMVGLIASAPYRIKRITAFLHPWEDPLGAGFQIIQSLYAIGPGGLMGLGLGNSMQKFFYLPEPQTDFIFAVLAEELGFLGGLLVLGLFFILLWRGIRASLLAPDLFGSLLALGIVGMISIQVMINISVVTGLIPVTGITLPLISYGGSSLTLTLASLGLLLSVSRFSTK, encoded by the coding sequence TTGGTTGCCGCCATACTCGGAATTTTGATCATCGGGGTCGTGATGGTTTACAGTTCATCGAGCATCTGGTCCGAATATAAGTTTGATGATCCTTGGTTTTACGCCAAACGTCAGATTCTATTTGCTGCCGCTGGTCTGATTGCCATGGTGGTGTTATCAAGAATCCCATACTATGTATGGCATGGTCATTCAAAGATGATAATGATCATTTGCCTGGTATTCCTTGTGCTCGTTCTCATTCCGGGAGTAGGTATGGTCCGTGGAGGGGCACGTAGCTGGATCGGAGTGGGAATGTTCAGCATCCAGCCATCAGAATTTATGAAACTCGGTTTGATCCTATTTCTTGCACGCTTTTTATCGGAGCGCCAAAAATTCATGAACTCTTTCCAGCAGGGGTTCCTGCCAGCTCTAGCATTAATTTTGTTCCCGTTCGCACTCATCATGCTTCAGCCTGACTTAGGGACAGGTGTCGTTATGGTAGGGACATGCCTTGTCATGTTGTTTACAGCAGGGGCACGGATCAGTCATTTCATGTGGATCGCCGGCGCAGGAGCAGCGGGTATGGTTGGATTGATCGCTTCTGCTCCTTATCGTATAAAAAGAATCACTGCATTCCTCCATCCATGGGAAGACCCTTTAGGAGCGGGGTTCCAGATCATCCAGTCTTTATATGCGATCGGACCTGGTGGCTTAATGGGATTAGGTTTAGGCAACAGTATGCAAAAGTTTTTCTACCTGCCCGAACCTCAGACGGATTTCATTTTTGCAGTACTTGCTGAAGAACTTGGATTCCTTGGCGGATTACTCGTCCTTGGTCTTTTCTTTATTCTTTTATGGAGAGGGATCCGAGCAAGTCTCCTTGCCCCGGACCTTTTCGGCTCATTGCTTGCTCTTGGCATCGTCGGAATGATCAGCATTCAGGTCATGATCAATATTAGTGTGGTCACAGGCCTCATACCTGTCACAGGAATTACGCTTCCTCTTATCAGCTATGGAGGCTCGTCTTTAACCCTGACTCTTGCATCCCTGGGGTTACTTCTCAGCGTCAGCCGGTTCTCAACAAAATAA